One genomic region from Flagellimonas oceani encodes:
- the rplR gene encoding 50S ribosomal protein L18 — MGLSKTERKLRIRRRIRKVSFGTEARPRLSIFRSNKEIYAQLIDDNKGVTLASASSRDKDVDAKGTKSEVATNVGKAIAEKALKLGVEAVAFDRGGNLYHGRVKSLAEGAREAGLKF; from the coding sequence ATGGGATTATCTAAGACTGAAAGAAAATTACGCATCCGAAGAAGAATACGAAAAGTATCCTTCGGAACTGAAGCAAGACCAAGGTTGTCCATCTTCAGAAGCAATAAAGAAATATATGCCCAGTTGATTGACGACAATAAAGGTGTAACTTTGGCGTCCGCTTCATCCAGAGATAAGGATGTTGATGCCAAAGGAACAAAGTCCGAAGTCGCTACCAACGTGGGGAAGGCCATAGCCGAAAAGGCCCTTAAGCTAGGTGTAGAAGCCGTGGCTTTTGATAGGGGAGGAAACCTATATCACGGAAGAGTAAAATCATTGGCTGAAGGCGCTAGGGAGGCCGGACTAAAATTTTAA
- the rplF gene encoding 50S ribosomal protein L6, with product MSRIGNSPVNIPEGVTVEVKDSMVTVKGKLGELSQEFSGIDIKVEDGNVVLERPSDDNEHKAKHGLYRALINNMVEGVTKGWTKQLELVGVGYRASNQGQKLDLALGFSHNIILDIAPEVQIETISEKGKNPIVKLTSHDKQLVGQVAAKIRSFRKPEPYKGKGVKFVGEQLRRKAGKSA from the coding sequence ATGTCTAGAATAGGTAACAGTCCAGTTAATATTCCTGAGGGAGTCACTGTAGAAGTGAAGGATTCCATGGTTACTGTAAAAGGTAAACTCGGTGAACTTTCACAAGAGTTTTCAGGGATCGACATAAAAGTCGAGGACGGAAATGTTGTTTTGGAAAGACCTTCCGATGACAACGAGCATAAAGCAAAACATGGTTTATACCGCGCTCTTATCAATAATATGGTAGAAGGTGTAACCAAAGGTTGGACCAAGCAATTGGAACTTGTAGGTGTTGGTTACAGAGCCAGCAATCAAGGACAGAAATTGGATTTGGCCCTTGGATTCTCTCACAACATCATTTTGGACATCGCTCCAGAGGTGCAGATTGAGACCATCTCCGAAAAAGGGAAGAACCCTATCGTGAAACTAACATCCCACGACAAACAATTGGTAGGTCAAGTGGCCGCCAAGATCAGATCCTTCCGTAAGCCAGAGCCTTACAAAGGAAAAGGTGTGAAGTTCGTAGGGGAACAATTAAGAAGAAAAGCAGGTAAATCAGCTTAA
- the rpsH gene encoding 30S ribosomal protein S8, whose amino-acid sequence MLTDPISDYLTRLRNANKAGHRVVNIPSSNLKRQITKILFDQGYILSYKFEENEVQGNIKIALKYDKFTKEPIIKKLQRVSKPGLRKYSNSSDLPRVLNGLGIAIISTSHGVMTSKQAQQENVGGEVLCYVY is encoded by the coding sequence ATGCTTACAGATCCAATTTCAGATTATTTGACCAGATTGAGAAATGCCAACAAGGCAGGTCATAGGGTTGTAAATATCCCAAGTTCCAATCTAAAGAGACAAATTACCAAAATATTGTTCGACCAAGGATATATTTTGAGCTATAAGTTCGAGGAGAATGAAGTACAGGGGAACATTAAAATAGCCCTTAAGTATGATAAATTCACCAAAGAGCCTATCATTAAAAAATTGCAGCGGGTAAGTAAGCCCGGTCTGCGTAAATATTCAAACTCAAGCGATTTGCCTAGAGTGTTGAACGGTTTGGGAATTGCCATCATATCAACTTCGCACGGAGTTATGACGAGCAAGCAAGCTCAGCAAGAGAACGTAGGTGGTGAAGTATTGTGCTACGTATATTAA
- the rpsN gene encoding 30S ribosomal protein S14: MAKESMKARERKRAKMVEKYAEKRKALKEAGDYEALQKLPKNASPVRMRNRCKLTGRPRGYMRTFGISRVMFREMANKGLIPGVKKASW, encoded by the coding sequence ATGGCCAAGGAATCAATGAAAGCCCGCGAAAGGAAAAGGGCTAAAATGGTAGAAAAATACGCCGAGAAAAGAAAGGCGCTAAAGGAAGCGGGAGATTATGAGGCTTTGCAGAAGTTGCCAAAGAATGCTTCTCCTGTTCGTATGAGGAACCGTTGTAAACTTACAGGTAGGCCTCGTGGTTACATGAGAACTTTTGGTATATCAAGGGTAATGTTCAGGGAAATGGCCAACAAAGGTTTGATTCCTGGTGTTAAAAAGGCAAGTTGGTAA
- the rplE gene encoding 50S ribosomal protein L5, with translation MSYIPRLKQEYKERVIKALTEEFGYKNVMQVPKLQKIVVSRGVGAAVSDKKLIDHAVDELTNITGQKAVATLSKKDVATFKLRKGMPIGAKVTLRGERMYEFLDRLITSALPRVRDFSGVKATGFDGRGNYNLGVTEQIIFPEINIDRINRINGMDITFVTSAETDKEAKSLLTELGVPFKKN, from the coding sequence ATGAGTTATATTCCAAGATTAAAGCAAGAATATAAGGAGCGCGTGATCAAGGCGCTAACGGAAGAATTTGGTTACAAAAATGTAATGCAGGTTCCTAAGTTGCAGAAAATAGTGGTTAGCCGTGGAGTCGGTGCCGCTGTTTCCGATAAAAAGCTTATCGATCATGCCGTGGACGAGCTGACCAACATCACAGGTCAAAAAGCGGTGGCTACCCTTTCAAAAAAGGACGTTGCTACGTTCAAGTTGAGAAAGGGAATGCCGATCGGTGCAAAAGTGACCTTGAGAGGAGAGCGTATGTACGAATTTTTGGATAGATTGATCACAAGTGCACTTCCAAGGGTACGTGATTTCTCTGGAGTTAAAGCCACAGGTTTCGACGGTAGAGGTAACTACAATTTGGGAGTTACCGAACAGATCATCTTTCCAGAAATCAATATCGATAGAATCAACAGGATCAACGGGATGGACATTACGTTCGTTACTTCCGCTGAGACTGATAAGGAAGCAAAATCATTGTTAACCGAACTGGGAGTACCCTTTAAAAAGAACTAG
- the rplX gene encoding 50S ribosomal protein L24 codes for MKLKIKTGDTVKVIAGDHKGNEGKVLQVDREKNKAIVEGVNEVSKHEKPSANNPQGGITKKEAPIHISNLSLIDPKSGEATRIGYEVRDGKKVRVSKKSNEVI; via the coding sequence ATGAAGTTGAAAATAAAAACAGGGGATACGGTAAAAGTCATTGCGGGAGACCACAAAGGCAACGAAGGCAAAGTACTTCAAGTAGACCGTGAAAAGAACAAGGCTATCGTAGAGGGCGTTAACGAAGTGTCCAAACACGAAAAGCCAAGTGCGAACAATCCTCAAGGAGGCATAACTAAAAAGGAAGCTCCAATACACATTTCCAATCTTTCCTTGATCGACCCAAAATCTGGCGAGGCAACTCGCATTGGGTACGAAGTAAGGGATGGAAAGAAAGTAAGGGTTTCTAAAAAATCCAATGAAGTAATTTAG
- the rplN gene encoding 50S ribosomal protein L14, whose protein sequence is MVQQESRLRVADNTGAKEVLTIRVLGGTKRRYASLGDKIVVTVKEATPNGTVKKGSVSTAVVVRTKKEVRRPDGSYIRFDDNACVLLNPTGEMRGTRVFGPVARELRDRQFMKIVSLAPEVL, encoded by the coding sequence ATGGTACAGCAAGAATCAAGATTAAGGGTTGCGGACAATACCGGTGCAAAAGAAGTTTTGACCATCCGCGTACTAGGAGGAACTAAAAGAAGGTATGCTTCCTTGGGTGACAAAATCGTTGTTACCGTAAAAGAAGCTACTCCGAACGGTACTGTAAAGAAAGGTTCTGTTTCTACAGCAGTTGTTGTTAGAACCAAGAAAGAAGTGAGAAGACCCGATGGTTCTTACATCCGTTTCGACGACAACGCATGTGTGTTGTTGAACCCGACCGGGGAGATGAGAGGAACTCGTGTATTCGGTCCCGTGGCCAGAGAGTTGAGGGACAGACAATTCATGAAGATTGTTTCATTGGCGCCTGAAGTGCTATAA
- the rpsQ gene encoding 30S ribosomal protein S17, whose product MENRNLRKERIGVVTSNKMEKSIVVSEVKRMKHPMYGKFVLKTKKYVAHDEKNDCNEGDTVKIMETRPLSKTKCWRLVEILERAK is encoded by the coding sequence ATGGAAAACAGAAATTTAAGAAAAGAAAGAATAGGCGTTGTTACCAGCAACAAAATGGAGAAATCGATAGTGGTTTCTGAGGTAAAAAGAATGAAGCACCCTATGTACGGGAAGTTCGTTCTTAAGACCAAGAAGTATGTTGCCCACGACGAGAAGAACGATTGCAACGAAGGTGATACCGTTAAAATAATGGAAACACGACCACTCAGCAAAACAAAATGCTGGAGGTTGGTAGAAATCCTAGAAAGAGCTAAATAA
- the rpmC gene encoding 50S ribosomal protein L29 produces MRQSEIKELSIEELKERLAELKKQHADLKMAHAVTPLENPLQIRKTRRTVARLATEITKRELQ; encoded by the coding sequence ATGAGACAATCAGAAATAAAAGAACTTTCAATTGAAGAGCTAAAGGAGCGTTTGGCCGAGTTGAAGAAACAACATGCCGACCTTAAAATGGCACACGCTGTTACTCCTTTGGAAAATCCTTTACAGATCAGAAAGACGAGAAGGACGGTAGCAAGACTTGCGACTGAAATAACTAAAAGGGAATTACAATAA
- the rplP gene encoding 50S ribosomal protein L16, whose amino-acid sequence MLQPKRTKFRKAQKGRMKGISQRGHQLSNGMFGIKSMDSHFITSRQIEAARIAATRYMKRQGQLWIKIFPDKPITKKPLEVRMGKGKGAPEYWVAVVKPGRIMFEIAGVPKDIAQEALRLAAQKLPVKTKFVVARDYSA is encoded by the coding sequence ATGTTACAGCCAAAAAGAACAAAATTTCGTAAGGCCCAGAAAGGGCGTATGAAGGGTATTTCCCAGAGAGGGCACCAACTTTCCAATGGAATGTTCGGTATCAAGTCCATGGATTCGCACTTCATTACTTCCCGTCAAATCGAGGCTGCACGTATCGCTGCGACAAGATACATGAAGAGACAAGGTCAATTGTGGATCAAAATATTCCCGGACAAGCCTATCACCAAAAAACCTCTAGAGGTTCGTATGGGTAAAGGTAAAGGTGCTCCAGAATATTGGGTAGCCGTGGTGAAGCCGGGTAGAATCATGTTCGAGATTGCTGGTGTACCAAAGGATATTGCCCAGGAAGCCTTAAGGCTTGCGGCACAAAAACTTCCGGTTAAGACCAAGTTTGTTGTAGCAAGGGATTATTCCGCCTAA
- the rpsC gene encoding 30S ribosomal protein S3, giving the protein MGQKTNPIGNRLGIIRGWESNWYGGNDYGDKLAEDDKIRKYIHARLAKASVSRVIIERTLKLITITITTSRPGIIIGKGGQEVDKLKEELKKITNKEVQINIHEIKRPELDANLVAASVARQIESRISYRRAIKMAIAAAMRMNAEGIKIQISGRLNGAEMARSESYKEGRIPLSTFRADVDYALHEAHTTYGRLGVKVWIMKGEVYGKRELSPLVGLSTGQGKSGKDNKKPRRRK; this is encoded by the coding sequence ATGGGACAGAAGACCAATCCAATAGGAAATCGCTTAGGAATTATCAGAGGATGGGAATCCAACTGGTACGGAGGAAATGATTACGGCGATAAACTGGCTGAAGACGATAAGATCAGAAAATATATCCATGCACGTTTGGCCAAGGCTAGCGTGTCCAGGGTAATTATTGAGAGAACCTTGAAATTGATCACCATTACCATTACCACATCAAGACCTGGTATCATCATCGGTAAAGGTGGGCAAGAGGTTGATAAACTTAAAGAAGAGCTTAAGAAAATCACCAACAAAGAGGTCCAGATCAATATTCATGAAATAAAGAGACCTGAGCTTGATGCCAACTTGGTTGCCGCAAGTGTTGCGAGACAGATCGAGAGCAGGATTTCATACAGGAGAGCCATTAAAATGGCCATTGCAGCTGCAATGCGTATGAATGCCGAAGGAATCAAGATTCAGATTTCCGGACGTTTGAACGGTGCCGAGATGGCTCGTTCAGAATCTTACAAAGAAGGAAGGATTCCATTGTCCACTTTCCGTGCAGATGTTGACTATGCCTTGCACGAAGCTCACACTACCTATGGTAGATTGGGAGTAAAGGTGTGGATCATGAAAGGAGAGGTTTATGGAAAAAGAGAACTTTCCCCATTGGTAGGATTGAGCACTGGTCAAGGAAAAAGCGGTAAGGACAACAAGAAACCTCGCCGTAGAAAGTAA
- the rplV gene encoding 50S ribosomal protein L22, with protein sequence MGVRKRQMAERLKEEKKQLAIAKLNNCPTSPRKMRLVADLVRGKQIEMALATLRFNPKEASRKLEKLLLSAIANWEAKNEGADIEAANLYIKEIRVDGGTMLKRLRPAPQGRAHRIRKRSNHVTMILEANNNVES encoded by the coding sequence ATGGGAGTTCGTAAGAGACAAATGGCCGAAAGGTTGAAAGAAGAGAAAAAGCAACTTGCTATTGCAAAGCTTAACAATTGCCCGACTTCTCCAAGAAAAATGCGCTTGGTCGCTGACTTGGTAAGAGGTAAGCAAATTGAGATGGCATTGGCTACCTTAAGATTTAACCCAAAAGAAGCATCCAGAAAGTTGGAAAAGCTGTTGCTGTCCGCAATCGCTAACTGGGAGGCTAAAAATGAGGGTGCTGATATCGAAGCTGCCAATCTTTACATCAAGGAAATCCGTGTGGACGGAGGAACTATGTTGAAGAGATTGAGACCGGCTCCACAAGGTAGGGCACACAGAATCAGAAAGCGTTCCAATCATGTAACCATGATCTTGGAGGCCAATAACAACGTTGAAAGCTAG
- the rpsS gene encoding 30S ribosomal protein S19 gives MARSLKKGPYVHFSLEKKVQTNIESGKKTVIKTWSRASMITPDFVGQTIAVHNGRQFVPVFVTENMVGHKLGEFSPTRSFRGHAGAKNKGKK, from the coding sequence ATGGCACGTTCGTTAAAAAAAGGACCATACGTTCATTTTAGTCTGGAGAAAAAAGTCCAGACCAATATAGAATCAGGTAAGAAAACAGTTATCAAAACGTGGTCTAGAGCCTCTATGATAACACCAGACTTTGTAGGACAGACTATCGCAGTGCATAACGGAAGACAATTTGTTCCCGTTTTTGTAACCGAGAATATGGTAGGTCACAAACTAGGGGAATTTTCACCTACAAGATCTTTTAGAGGTCATGCAGGGGCTAAAAACAAAGGTAAAAAGTAA
- the rplB gene encoding 50S ribosomal protein L2, whose translation MSVRKLKPITPGQRFRVVNGFDAITTDKPEKSLLAPIKKTGGRNSQGKMTMRHKGGGHKRRYRIIDFKRDKQGVEATVVSIQYDPNRTAFIALVEYKDGEKRYVVAQNGLQVGQAIQSGSGSAPEIGNALPLGEVPLGTIVSCIELRPGQGAIMARSAGTFAQLMAKDGKFVTLKLPSGETRMILATCLATIGAVSNSDHQLLVSGKAGRSRWLGRRPRTRPVAMNPVDHPMGGGEGRASGGHPRSRNGIPAKGFRTRSKTKDTNRYIIERRKK comes from the coding sequence ATGTCAGTTAGAAAATTAAAACCGATAACCCCTGGTCAGCGTTTTAGAGTAGTAAACGGATTTGACGCGATTACTACTGATAAGCCGGAGAAAAGCTTGCTTGCTCCGATCAAAAAGACGGGTGGTAGGAACAGTCAAGGAAAAATGACCATGCGCCACAAAGGTGGTGGTCATAAAAGAAGATATCGAATCATCGATTTCAAAAGGGATAAACAAGGTGTTGAAGCTACTGTAGTTTCAATCCAGTATGATCCGAACAGAACTGCATTTATCGCCTTGGTAGAGTATAAGGATGGTGAAAAAAGATATGTGGTTGCCCAAAATGGTTTGCAGGTAGGTCAGGCTATCCAGTCTGGTTCCGGTTCTGCTCCGGAAATTGGAAATGCACTGCCTTTAGGTGAAGTTCCATTGGGTACTATTGTTTCTTGTATCGAGTTGAGGCCCGGCCAAGGTGCAATTATGGCACGAAGCGCAGGTACATTTGCTCAATTAATGGCAAAGGACGGTAAGTTCGTAACCTTGAAATTGCCATCTGGGGAGACTAGAATGATTTTGGCCACTTGTTTGGCCACGATCGGTGCAGTTTCCAACTCTGACCACCAATTGCTTGTTTCCGGTAAAGCGGGTAGAAGCAGATGGTTGGGTAGAAGACCAAGAACTAGACCTGTAGCAATGAACCCTGTAGATCACCCAATGGGAGGTGGTGAAGGTAGAGCTTCAGGAGGTCATCCAAGATCTAGAAACGGTATTCCTGCAAAAGGATTCAGAACCCGTTCCAAGACCAAGGACACCAATAGATATATCATAGAACGTAGAAAGAAATAA
- the rplW gene encoding 50S ribosomal protein L23 — protein MSVLIKPIITEKMTADSELFNRYGFFVNPTANKLEIKEAVEATYGVSVEKVRTMNYGPTRKSRYTKTGIQHGKTNAIKKAIVDVAEGDIIDFYSNL, from the coding sequence ATGAGTGTGTTGATAAAACCGATAATTACGGAGAAGATGACCGCCGATAGCGAGCTTTTCAATCGCTACGGATTCTTTGTAAATCCAACTGCTAACAAGTTGGAGATCAAAGAAGCGGTAGAGGCTACTTATGGTGTATCTGTCGAAAAGGTAAGAACCATGAATTATGGTCCAACGCGTAAGAGTCGTTATACAAAAACCGGTATTCAGCATGGTAAAACAAATGCGATCAAAAAAGCAATTGTTGATGTAGCTGAAGGTGATATTATTGATTTTTACAGTAATCTATAA
- the rplD gene encoding 50S ribosomal protein L4, whose product MKVAVLDINGKETGRKVELSDDVFGIEPNEHAIYLDVKQYLAHQRQGTHKAKERAEIAGSTRKIKKQKGTGTARAGSIKSPVFRGGGRIFGPRPKDYTQKLNKNMKRLARKSALSLKSKEQSLVVVEDFNFEAPKTKDFVNFLSSLGIEKKKSLIVLGDTNNNVYLSSRNLERSEVVTGSGLNTYKIVNATSLVLTESALEGIESNLKK is encoded by the coding sequence ATGAAGGTAGCAGTTTTAGATATCAATGGAAAAGAAACAGGAAGGAAAGTAGAGCTTTCTGACGATGTTTTCGGGATAGAGCCTAATGAGCATGCCATTTATTTGGATGTAAAACAATACTTGGCCCACCAAAGGCAAGGTACTCACAAGGCCAAAGAAAGAGCTGAGATAGCTGGTAGTACCAGAAAGATCAAGAAGCAAAAAGGTACTGGTACCGCAAGGGCCGGTAGTATCAAATCCCCTGTGTTTAGAGGTGGAGGTAGGATCTTTGGTCCAAGACCTAAGGACTACACCCAAAAGTTGAACAAGAACATGAAGCGTTTGGCCAGAAAATCTGCCCTGAGCTTGAAGTCCAAAGAGCAATCTTTGGTGGTTGTTGAAGACTTCAATTTTGAAGCTCCAAAAACCAAGGACTTTGTTAATTTCTTGTCTTCCTTGGGAATAGAAAAGAAAAAGTCCCTTATTGTGTTGGGTGATACAAATAATAACGTATATTTGTCGTCGCGTAATTTGGAACGCTCCGAAGTTGTAACAGGCTCAGGATTAAACACTTACAAAATTGTTAATGCAACAAGTTTGGTGTTGACCGAAAGCGCTTTGGAAGGAATTGAATCGAACCTAAAGAAATAA
- the rplC gene encoding 50S ribosomal protein L3: MSGLIGKKIGMTSIFDENGKNIPCTVLEAGPCVVTQVRTEEVDGYKALQLGFDDKAEKRANKAETGHYKKAGTSPKKKVVEFQGFEGDYKLGDTVGVDLFQEGEFVDVVGTSKGKGFQGVVKRHGFGGVGQATHGQHNRLRAPGSIGAASYPSKVVKGLRMAGRMGGDRVTALNLRVLKVVPEKNLLVVKGCVPGHKNAYVTIQRWQ; the protein is encoded by the coding sequence ATGTCTGGGTTAATAGGTAAGAAAATCGGTATGACCAGCATTTTCGACGAGAATGGAAAGAACATTCCATGTACCGTTTTGGAAGCTGGGCCATGCGTGGTTACCCAAGTCAGAACCGAAGAGGTGGACGGGTACAAAGCCCTTCAACTAGGTTTCGATGACAAGGCAGAAAAACGTGCTAACAAGGCCGAAACAGGTCACTACAAAAAAGCAGGTACTTCTCCTAAAAAGAAAGTCGTTGAATTCCAAGGATTTGAAGGTGATTACAAATTGGGAGACACTGTTGGTGTCGACCTTTTTCAAGAAGGAGAATTTGTTGATGTAGTTGGTACGTCAAAAGGTAAAGGATTCCAAGGTGTTGTAAAACGTCATGGTTTCGGTGGAGTTGGTCAAGCAACGCACGGTCAGCACAACAGATTGAGGGCTCCTGGTTCCATTGGTGCTGCATCTTATCCATCCAAAGTTGTGAAAGGTCTTCGTATGGCCGGTAGAATGGGTGGTGACAGAGTTACTGCACTTAACTTAAGAGTATTGAAAGTGGTTCCGGAGAAAAATCTTTTGGTTGTAAAAGGATGTGTGCCTGGCCATAAAAATGCATACGTAACTATTCAAAGGTGGCAATAA
- the rpsJ gene encoding 30S ribosomal protein S10: MSQKIRIKLKSYDHNLVDKSAEKIVKTVKTTGAVVTGPIPLPTRKKIFTVLRSPHVNKKAREQFQLSSYKRLLDIYSSSSKTIDALMKLELPSGVEVEIKV; encoded by the coding sequence ATGAGTCAAAAAATTAGAATAAAATTGAAATCTTACGATCACAATTTGGTGGACAAATCTGCTGAAAAGATCGTGAAAACAGTAAAAACGACAGGTGCTGTGGTAACTGGACCAATTCCATTGCCAACACGCAAAAAGATATTCACAGTTTTGCGTTCGCCTCACGTGAACAAAAAGGCTAGAGAGCAGTTCCAATTAAGCTCGTACAAGAGGCTATTGGATATTTACAGCTCTTCATCAAAAACTATCGACGCCCTTATGAAGCTTGAGCTTCCAAGTGGTGTGGAAGTTGAGATCAAAGTCTGA
- the fusA gene encoding elongation factor G, with the protein MGRDLKYTRNIGIAAHIDAGKTTTTERILFYTGVSHKIGEVHDGAATMDWMEQEQERGITITSAATTCTWKFPMENAKDLPDTKDYHFNIIDTPGHVDFTVEVNRSLRVLDGLVFLFSAVDGVEPQSETNWRLADNYKVPRIGFVNKMDRQGSNFLAVCKQVREMLGSNAVPIVLPIGDEADFKGIVDLAKNRAVVWHEDNFGSTFDVVDIPEEMKDEVKEYRAALIEAVAEYDEELMEKFFEDEDSITEDEVHAALRAAVMDRAIIPMICGSSFKNKGVQFLLDAVCRYLPSPLDKDDIVGVNPDTEKEERRKPDPKEPFAALAFKIATDPFVGRLAFFRAYSGRLDAGSYVLNNRSGNKERISRIYQMHSNKQNAIDFIEAGDIGAAVGFKDIKTGDTLSDEKHPIVLESMQFPEPVIGIAVEPKTKADVDKLGMALAKLAEEDPTFQVKTDEASGQTIISGMGELHLDIICDRLKREFKVDVTQGQPQVEYKEAITGTADHRETYKKQTGGRGKFADIVFTMEPAEEGKSGLEFVNVIKGGNIPKEFVPSVEKGFREAMKNGPLAGFEMDAMKITLKDGSFHPVDSDQLSFELAAKMGYKVAAKKARAIIMEPIMKLEVLTPEENMGDIVGDLNRRRGQVNSMSDRAGAKVVKAEVPLSEMFGYVTSLRTLSSGRATSTMEFSHYAETPSNIAEEVIKAAKGVTA; encoded by the coding sequence ATGGGAAGAGATTTAAAATATACAAGGAATATAGGTATTGCAGCTCACATTGATGCTGGAAAGACAACTACTACAGAACGTATTCTTTTCTACACGGGTGTGAGCCACAAAATTGGGGAGGTGCACGATGGTGCAGCTACCATGGACTGGATGGAGCAAGAGCAAGAGCGTGGTATTACCATTACCTCTGCTGCTACAACATGTACTTGGAAGTTCCCAATGGAGAATGCCAAGGACTTGCCAGATACAAAAGATTACCATTTTAATATTATCGATACTCCCGGACACGTTGATTTTACGGTTGAAGTAAACCGTTCGCTTCGTGTATTGGATGGATTGGTTTTCTTGTTCAGTGCCGTTGACGGTGTTGAGCCTCAATCCGAAACCAACTGGAGATTGGCCGATAACTATAAGGTGCCAAGAATCGGGTTCGTAAACAAAATGGACCGTCAAGGTTCCAACTTCCTTGCGGTTTGTAAGCAAGTTCGCGAAATGTTGGGGTCGAATGCCGTGCCGATCGTTTTGCCGATTGGTGATGAGGCTGACTTTAAAGGAATCGTGGATTTGGCCAAGAACAGAGCTGTTGTATGGCACGAGGATAACTTCGGTTCTACCTTTGATGTGGTTGACATTCCTGAAGAAATGAAGGATGAGGTTAAGGAGTATAGAGCTGCCTTGATTGAGGCTGTTGCTGAATATGATGAGGAGTTGATGGAGAAATTCTTCGAGGATGAAGATTCCATCACAGAAGATGAAGTGCATGCCGCTTTGCGTGCAGCAGTTATGGATAGGGCCATTATTCCAATGATTTGTGGTTCTTCCTTTAAAAACAAAGGAGTTCAGTTTTTGTTGGATGCGGTTTGTCGCTACTTGCCATCACCGTTGGACAAAGATGATATCGTAGGGGTAAACCCGGATACTGAGAAGGAAGAAAGAAGAAAACCAGACCCAAAAGAGCCATTTGCTGCTCTGGCATTTAAGATCGCTACCGATCCTTTCGTAGGTCGTTTGGCATTCTTTAGAGCATATTCAGGTCGTTTGGATGCAGGTTCTTATGTGTTGAACAATCGTTCAGGTAATAAAGAGCGTATTTCCCGTATCTACCAAATGCACTCCAATAAACAAAACGCGATCGACTTTATCGAAGCAGGAGATATTGGTGCTGCGGTAGGTTTTAAAGATATCAAGACAGGGGACACCCTTTCCGATGAAAAACATCCAATTGTTTTGGAAAGTATGCAATTCCCTGAGCCTGTAATCGGTATCGCGGTTGAGCCTAAAACAAAGGCCGACGTTGATAAATTGGGTATGGCTTTGGCTAAATTGGCCGAGGAAGATCCAACGTTCCAGGTAAAAACAGATGAGGCATCTGGCCAGACCATTATTTCCGGTATGGGCGAGCTTCACTTGGATATTATTTGTGACCGTCTTAAGCGTGAATTTAAAGTTGACGTTACCCAAGGTCAGCCTCAGGTGGAGTACAAAGAAGCTATCACCGGAACGGCGGATCACAGGGAGACTTATAAGAAACAAACTGGTGGTCGTGGTAAATTTGCGGATATCGTATTTACTATGGAGCCTGCCGAGGAAGGTAAATCCGGACTTGAGTTTGTCAATGTTATAAAAGGTGGTAACATTCCTAAGGAATTTGTTCCGTCTGTTGAAAAAGGATTCAGAGAGGCTATGAAGAATGGTCCTTTGGCCGGTTTCGAAATGGATGCCATGAAAATTACCCTTAAAGATGGTTCTTTCCACCCTGTGGATTCCGACCAACTTTCTTTCGAATTGGCTGCAAAAATGGGTTACAAGGTTGCTGCCAAGAAAGCAAGGGCCATTATTATGGAGCCGATCATGAAGTTGGAGGTGTTGACTCCAGAGGAGAACATGGGTGACATTGTAGGTGACTTGAACCGTAGAAGAGGTCAAGTGAACAGCATGTCGGATAGAGCGGGCGCAAAAGTTGTTAAGGCCGAAGTGCCGCTATCGGAAATGTTCGGTTATGTAACCTCTTTGAGGACGTTGTCTTCAGGTAGGGCAACATCAACAATGGAATTTTCACATTATGCAGAGACTCCTTCCAATATTGCAGAGGAAGTGATCAAAGCAGCTAAAGGAGTAACCGCTTAA